A region from the Desulfurellaceae bacterium genome encodes:
- the trpB gene encoding tryptophan synthase subunit beta — translation MPRQPDSRGHFGPYGGRYVAETLMPALIELEALYRQCRRDPTFQTELRALRQEYVGRPTPLTFAERLTQRLGGAKVYLKREDLCHTGAHKINNTIGQALLAKRMGKRRLIAETGAGQHGVATATVAALFGFECEVFMGSDDIVRQAPNVFRMRLLGAKLREVAAGTRTLKDAMNEALRDWITQVGSTFYVIGTVAGPHPYPMLVRDFQSVIGRETRRQVRKQTGRLPDYLIACVGGGSNAMGLFAPFLSADQVRMIGVEAGGLGPGQNAASINGGHIGVLHGSKSYVLQDELGQIQDTYSLAPGLDYPGVGPELSHLNDRGRVEYVTVRDDEAVAAIQLLAETEGIIPALESAHAIAYAASLVPRLRPEETVVINVSGRGDKDLESVARYVEESRDKREGRE, via the coding sequence ATGCCAAGACAGCCTGACAGCCGTGGTCACTTTGGTCCGTACGGGGGACGCTACGTTGCCGAAACCCTGATGCCGGCGCTGATTGAGCTGGAGGCTCTGTATCGTCAGTGTCGGCGTGACCCGACGTTTCAGACCGAGTTGCGCGCTCTGCGCCAAGAATACGTCGGTCGCCCAACCCCCCTGACCTTTGCCGAGCGTCTGACCCAGCGTCTGGGCGGAGCCAAGGTCTATCTCAAGCGGGAAGATCTGTGCCACACCGGGGCGCATAAGATCAACAACACCATCGGTCAGGCTCTGCTGGCCAAACGCATGGGCAAGCGGCGCCTGATCGCCGAGACCGGAGCGGGCCAGCACGGCGTTGCGACCGCTACCGTTGCCGCCCTGTTCGGCTTCGAGTGCGAGGTCTTCATGGGCAGCGACGACATTGTCCGCCAGGCGCCGAATGTTTTTCGGATGCGCCTGCTGGGCGCCAAGCTGCGCGAGGTGGCGGCCGGCACTCGCACCCTCAAAGATGCCATGAACGAGGCCCTGCGGGACTGGATCACCCAGGTCGGCTCTACGTTTTATGTGATCGGCACCGTGGCTGGCCCACACCCCTATCCCATGCTGGTCCGCGACTTTCAGTCGGTGATTGGCCGCGAGACCAGGCGACAGGTGCGCAAACAGACCGGTCGTTTGCCCGACTATCTGATTGCCTGTGTGGGCGGCGGCAGCAACGCTATGGGCTTATTTGCGCCCTTTCTGTCGGCGGATCAGGTCCGCATGATCGGGGTTGAGGCCGGCGGCCTGGGACCCGGGCAGAACGCCGCCTCGATCAACGGCGGCCACATCGGCGTCCTGCACGGCAGCAAGAGCTACGTGCTGCAAGACGAGCTGGGCCAGATCCAGGATACCTACTCCCTGGCGCCCGGCCTCGACTATCCCGGGGTCGGACCGGAGCTGAGCCATCTCAACGACCGGGGGCGCGTCGAGTATGTCACGGTCAGGGACGACGAGGCCGTTGCCGCCATCCAGCTGCTGGCCGAGACCGAGGGCATCATCCCGGCCCTGGAAAGCGCCCACGCCATCGCCTATGCGGCGTCTCTGGTGCCGCGCCTGCGGCCCGAGGAGACGGTGGTGATTAACGTGTCGGGACGGGGCGACAAGGATCTGGAAAGTGTTGCCCGGTATGTGGAAGAGTCGCGCGACAAGAGAGAGGGCAGGGAATGA
- a CDS encoding phosphoribosylanthranilate isomerase, with the protein MTIRVKICGITNVDDARLAVEAGADLIGLNFYPPSPRYVSEPTARAICALLPPTVWRVGVFVNAPRHQVAALAERLGLHAVQFHGDETAPDCRGWQQKTIKALRVGAEPLLPDWSTHPADYVLLDTYRPGRYGGTGTSFVWSRLAGLPEDQRLRLILAGGLTPENVATAIRTVQPWAVDVASGVECAPGQKDADKLRAFIQYAKTA; encoded by the coding sequence ATGACGATCCGGGTTAAAATCTGCGGCATTACCAATGTTGATGACGCGCGTCTGGCGGTCGAGGCTGGCGCCGATCTGATCGGCCTCAACTTCTACCCGCCTAGCCCGCGCTACGTGTCCGAGCCGACCGCCCGGGCCATCTGTGCTCTTCTCCCGCCCACGGTCTGGCGGGTCGGGGTGTTTGTGAACGCTCCGCGACACCAGGTGGCGGCACTGGCCGAGCGACTCGGCCTGCACGCCGTCCAGTTCCACGGCGATGAAACCGCGCCAGACTGCCGTGGCTGGCAACAGAAAACGATTAAAGCTCTGCGGGTCGGGGCTGAGCCCCTGCTCCCGGACTGGTCCACCCACCCGGCCGACTATGTGTTGCTTGACACCTACCGTCCGGGCCGATACGGAGGGACCGGGACCAGCTTTGTCTGGTCCCGGCTGGCCGGGCTGCCCGAGGACCAGCGCCTGCGTCTTATTCTGGCCGGTGGCTTAACGCCCGAGAACGTCGCTACGGCAATCCGCACCGTACAGCCCTGGGCGGTCGATGTCGCCAGCGGCGTGGAGTGTGCCCCAGGCCAGAAGGATGCCGACAAACTCCGCGCCTTTATCCAGTATGCCAAGACAGCCTGA
- the trpC gene encoding indole-3-glycerol phosphate synthase TrpC, translating to MILDDIVAHKRTELAAQKRTVSLVQLQDSVHFQAVPPAFLQALQQHPGRTIIAEVKKASPSKGVIRADFDPLRLAHTYTAAGAAAISVLTDQKFFQGHLDYLGLIREHVGLPLLRKDFVFDPYQVYEARSYGASAILLIVAILSDTQLQELAALADSLRLDCLVEVHDEAELERALACQVSLLGINNRDLRTFQTSIETTERLLRHIPPDVTVVSESGLSRAEQLDRLEARGARAFLIGETFMAAPDPGEPLRAMLRAAP from the coding sequence ATGATTCTCGACGACATTGTGGCCCACAAACGGACCGAGCTGGCTGCTCAGAAACGGACGGTTTCCCTGGTCCAGTTACAGGATTCGGTCCACTTCCAGGCCGTGCCGCCCGCCTTCCTGCAGGCGCTCCAGCAGCACCCCGGTCGAACGATTATCGCCGAGGTAAAAAAGGCCTCACCGTCAAAGGGCGTCATCCGGGCGGACTTTGACCCGCTGCGGCTGGCCCACACCTATACCGCAGCCGGTGCCGCCGCCATCTCGGTGCTGACCGATCAGAAGTTCTTTCAGGGGCATCTCGACTATCTAGGCCTGATTCGCGAGCATGTCGGTCTCCCGCTGCTGCGCAAGGATTTTGTGTTCGATCCCTATCAGGTGTATGAAGCCCGGTCGTATGGGGCGAGCGCCATCCTGCTGATCGTCGCCATTCTGTCAGACACCCAGCTCCAGGAGTTGGCGGCGCTGGCCGACTCTCTGCGGCTCGATTGTCTGGTTGAGGTGCATGACGAGGCCGAACTTGAACGCGCCCTGGCCTGCCAGGTCTCGCTGCTGGGCATCAACAACCGCGATCTGCGCACGTTTCAGACCAGCATCGAGACGACTGAACGTCTGCTGCGGCATATTCCGCCCGACGTGACTGTGGTGTCAGAGAGCGGTCTGTCACGGGCCGAGCAACTGGACCGACTCGAAGCGCGGGGCGCCAGGGCGTTTTTGATCGGCGAGACCTTCATGGCCGCCCCAGACCCTGGCGAACCCCTCCGGGCGATGCTCCGGGCTGCCCCGTGA
- the trpD gene encoding anthranilate phosphoribosyltransferase — protein MTVREAIARVAAGHDLSEQEMALVTAEIMDGQATPAQIGALLTGLHVKGEVVAEIAGAARVMRDRATRVEPPGPVIDTCGTGGDGCRTFNISTAAAFVVVAAGGRVAKHGNRAMSGVVGGADVLETLGAHIELTPEQVAHSLRTVGFGFFLAPAFHKAMRYAVGPRREIGIRTIFNLLGPLTNPAGAGHQLIGVFAQRWVVPLAEALGRLGSRHALVVHGADGLDELSLSGPSHVAEWTEGQVKTYTVQPTEFGLSACRLSELQVSSAQESADLIRHVFAGQPGPARDIVCFNAGAALYVGDLVSSVGQGVARAQAAIDSGAAARTLDAYIALSLTEAV, from the coding sequence ATGACGGTACGAGAGGCCATCGCCCGTGTGGCCGCTGGCCATGACCTGAGCGAGCAGGAGATGGCTCTGGTCACCGCCGAGATCATGGACGGCCAGGCCACCCCGGCCCAAATCGGCGCCCTGTTGACCGGTTTGCACGTGAAGGGCGAGGTTGTGGCCGAGATTGCCGGTGCAGCCAGGGTGATGCGAGACCGCGCCACCCGGGTCGAGCCGCCCGGGCCGGTCATTGATACGTGTGGTACTGGCGGGGATGGCTGCCGCACCTTCAACATTTCCACTGCCGCGGCCTTTGTCGTTGTCGCGGCTGGCGGCCGTGTGGCCAAGCACGGCAACCGTGCCATGTCCGGCGTGGTTGGCGGCGCGGATGTCCTGGAAACGCTTGGAGCACACATTGAACTGACGCCGGAACAGGTGGCCCACTCCTTGCGGACAGTCGGCTTCGGCTTCTTTCTGGCGCCGGCCTTTCATAAGGCGATGCGATACGCCGTTGGACCGCGTCGAGAAATCGGGATTCGGACGATTTTCAACCTGCTCGGCCCGCTGACCAACCCGGCCGGGGCCGGACACCAGCTCATCGGCGTTTTTGCCCAGCGCTGGGTCGTGCCGCTGGCCGAAGCCCTGGGTCGCCTGGGGAGTCGCCATGCGCTGGTCGTCCACGGCGCCGACGGGCTGGATGAACTCTCGCTGTCCGGTCCCAGCCACGTTGCCGAGTGGACCGAGGGGCAGGTCAAGACCTATACGGTCCAGCCCACCGAATTCGGCCTGTCCGCCTGCCGGCTGTCCGAGCTGCAGGTGAGCAGCGCCCAGGAATCGGCCGACCTCATCCGCCATGTTTTTGCCGGTCAGCCCGGCCCGGCCCGTGATATCGTATGTTTCAACGCCGGGGCCGCGCTGTACGTCGGCGATCTCGTCTCGTCTGTCGGCCAGGGGGTCGCCCGTGCCCAAGCCGCCATTGATAGCGGAGCTGCCGCGCGAACTCTTGACGCTTACATTGCTCTGAGCCTCACGGAAGCGGTATGA
- a CDS encoding SPOR domain-containing protein gives MAQRRYRLQVSAFEGSLLVVSCLFASLLIFVFGIYVGKEVQAQKTVEQATPLRVPVGRSKTELLARSPALPLPSPQAAVPVQQPESPEPPAPLPLLATAEPPAAAPEAKPSVTAPPRAQHEKPPAKPRRWSVQVQATTRQQTARQTAKRLRQQGYSPSVSKVVRQGRVWYRVRVGPFSEELEAKAAISRFRHQKTFAQAYPVLH, from the coding sequence ATGGCACAGCGACGGTATCGGTTACAGGTGAGTGCGTTTGAAGGAAGCCTACTGGTGGTGAGTTGCCTGTTTGCTTCTCTTTTGATTTTTGTCTTTGGCATCTATGTTGGCAAAGAGGTTCAAGCCCAGAAAACGGTCGAACAGGCCACGCCGCTACGCGTGCCTGTTGGACGGTCGAAAACAGAACTCCTCGCCCGCTCACCGGCGCTGCCTCTGCCCAGTCCCCAAGCGGCGGTTCCGGTCCAGCAGCCAGAGAGCCCGGAACCACCCGCCCCGCTACCTCTTTTGGCTACGGCCGAGCCACCTGCCGCCGCGCCTGAAGCCAAGCCATCCGTCACAGCCCCACCACGCGCGCAGCATGAAAAGCCGCCCGCCAAACCGAGACGCTGGAGTGTCCAGGTCCAGGCTACGACCCGGCAGCAAACCGCTCGGCAGACCGCGAAACGTCTGCGCCAACAGGGCTACAGCCCCTCGGTCAGCAAGGTCGTTCGGCAGGGCAGGGTGTGGTATCGGGTCCGGGTCGGTCCCTTTAGTGAAGAGCTGGAGGCCAAGGCGGCGATCTCGCGTTTCCGACACCAGAAAACCTTTGCCCAGGCCTACCCCGTTTTGCACTGA
- the rplQ gene encoding 50S ribosomal protein L17 yields the protein MRHLKTGRKLNRTTAHRRALIRNLLKALIQREQIQTTDAKAKELRRWADRIVTLGKKDTLHARRLAYAQLGSRTLVSRLFDDIAPRFENRAGGYTRIIKLGPRRGDAAPLSLIEFTEREAETATD from the coding sequence ATGCGACACCTCAAAACTGGACGAAAACTGAACCGTACCACGGCGCACCGCCGAGCACTGATCCGCAACCTGCTCAAGGCGCTCATCCAGCGCGAGCAAATCCAAACGACCGACGCCAAGGCCAAAGAACTCCGCCGCTGGGCCGACCGTATTGTCACCCTGGGCAAGAAGGATACCCTGCACGCCCGCCGTCTGGCCTATGCCCAGTTGGGTAGCCGGACCCTGGTGTCGCGTTTGTTTGACGACATTGCCCCGCGTTTTGAGAATCGCGCCGGCGGCTATACCCGGATTATCAAGCTCGGCCCTCGACGCGGCGACGCGGCTCCGCTATCCTTGATTGAGTTCACCGAACGCGAAGCCGAGACGGCGACCGACTAA
- a CDS encoding DNA-directed RNA polymerase subunit alpha: MQDTWHSLIKPQNLDVEEQTLTPTYGRFIGEPFERGFGTTLGNALRRVLLSSLTGAAITKVRINGVLHEFSTVSGMTEDVTDLLLNLKEIRFRLEDTDQETIRLDVQGQREVTAADLTVGAQVEILNPDKRLASLGKDTSLEFEAVVQTGRGYVTAERHKSEEDPIGTIPLDAAFSPVRKVNIAITNARVGQRTDYERLALEVWTDGSLKPEEAVASAARIIQDQLNVFAGPGGEQEWRPETGEEPAVVVNENLLQPIEELNLSVRSANCLQSADLRYVGELVQRSEADLLKTKNFGRKSLNEIKETLQSMGLELGLQLDDFPLREELDRLRVEHEPELSS; encoded by the coding sequence ATGCAGGACACTTGGCATAGTTTGATCAAGCCGCAGAACCTCGACGTTGAGGAGCAAACGCTCACGCCCACGTATGGTCGCTTTATCGGAGAACCTTTTGAGCGAGGTTTCGGCACGACTCTGGGGAACGCTTTGCGCCGGGTCTTGCTCTCCTCGCTGACCGGCGCGGCCATCACCAAGGTGCGCATCAACGGGGTGCTGCACGAGTTCTCAACCGTGTCAGGGATGACCGAAGACGTCACCGACCTGTTGCTCAACCTCAAAGAAATCCGTTTTCGTCTTGAGGACACCGATCAGGAGACGATCCGGCTCGACGTGCAGGGCCAGCGTGAGGTGACTGCGGCCGACCTGACGGTTGGCGCTCAGGTCGAAATTCTGAACCCCGACAAACGTTTGGCCAGCCTGGGCAAAGACACCAGCCTCGAGTTCGAGGCGGTTGTCCAGACCGGTCGGGGGTATGTGACTGCCGAGCGGCATAAATCTGAGGAAGACCCCATCGGCACGATTCCGCTGGACGCGGCGTTTTCTCCGGTACGCAAGGTGAATATCGCCATCACCAATGCGCGCGTCGGCCAACGGACCGATTATGAGCGGCTGGCCCTCGAAGTATGGACCGATGGCAGTCTGAAGCCCGAAGAGGCGGTCGCGTCAGCGGCCCGGATTATCCAGGACCAACTCAACGTTTTTGCCGGTCCGGGTGGGGAGCAGGAATGGCGACCTGAGACCGGCGAAGAGCCGGCTGTGGTGGTGAATGAGAATCTGCTCCAGCCGATTGAAGAATTGAACCTGTCAGTACGCTCTGCCAACTGCCTCCAGAGCGCCGACCTGCGCTATGTTGGGGAACTCGTGCAGCGCAGTGAGGCCGACTTGCTCAAGACCAAGAATTTCGGTCGGAAATCCTTGAACGAAATCAAGGAAACCCTGCAGAGCATGGGGCTGGAGTTGGGGCTGCAGCTCGACGACTTTCCCCTGCGGGAAGAGCTGGATCGCCTGCGTGTGGAACACGAGCCAGAGCTGAGTTCCTAG